The following proteins come from a genomic window of Acinetobacter baumannii:
- a CDS encoding tyrosine-type recombinase/integrase: MQKPTRRGNAWRIEVRFKGKRYAATRDTASECEQWAATKLLELQSEQPTSEPEKIHISFQALFDMYYQDEGRKMKSARLIVQMLKCLKKNWGELADESIHNLTPALVKQWRDKRLKQVKGATVIREMAMYSSVFDFARKELFLTKENPFKEITKPSAPPPRHQRISDDHINKVIKGLDYEWGKTPTQPRHRVAWSFLFALETAMRKGEILSVQKHLIFTDFIRLLDTKNGSSRDVPLTAKAKEMLSWLPEDPNDTRMVPLTSNAFRLIWQRNLRRVGLDGVITFHDSRHEAITRFVHEYRLPVEILAKITGHKTISVLVNTYYNPTASEIAKMLNAA, translated from the coding sequence ATGCAGAAACCGACCCGTCGCGGCAACGCTTGGCGTATTGAAGTTCGTTTTAAGGGCAAGCGCTATGCTGCCACTCGTGACACTGCTAGCGAATGCGAACAGTGGGCAGCAACCAAACTATTAGAACTACAATCTGAACAACCAACCTCAGAACCTGAAAAAATCCATATTTCTTTTCAAGCCCTCTTTGATATGTATTATCAGGATGAAGGGCGCAAAATGAAAAGTGCTCGTTTAATTGTTCAAATGCTCAAATGCTTAAAGAAAAATTGGGGCGAACTAGCAGATGAGTCTATACACAATTTAACCCCTGCTCTAGTTAAACAATGGCGTGATAAAAGATTGAAGCAAGTTAAAGGCGCAACTGTCATTAGAGAAATGGCGATGTACAGTTCAGTTTTTGACTTTGCACGAAAAGAATTATTTTTAACTAAAGAAAATCCATTCAAAGAAATTACAAAACCTTCAGCACCGCCGCCAAGACACCAACGTATTAGTGATGACCATATTAATAAAGTAATTAAAGGCTTGGATTATGAATGGGGTAAAACACCTACGCAGCCAAGGCATCGAGTTGCATGGTCATTTTTATTTGCCCTTGAAACTGCAATGCGCAAAGGCGAAATACTTAGTGTGCAAAAGCATTTAATTTTTACTGACTTCATCAGGCTATTAGATACTAAGAACGGCTCTTCACGTGATGTACCCCTAACAGCCAAGGCAAAAGAAATGCTTTCTTGGTTGCCAGAGGATCCAAACGATACGCGAATGGTTCCACTTACATCGAACGCCTTCAGGCTAATTTGGCAACGTAATTTACGCCGTGTTGGTTTAGATGGGGTTATCACCTTCCATGATTCAAGACATGAAGCAATTACAAGATTTGTTCATGAGTATCGCTTACCTGTAGAAATTCTCGCAAAAATCACAGGTCATAAAACAATTAGCGTTTTAGTGAATACTTATTACAACCCGACTGCATCGGAAATAGCCAAGATGTTAAATGCTGCATAA
- a CDS encoding phage tail protein: MQYSFNGGVISPDMFGRIDQAKYQTGVAKCKNLYVELFGGVVYRAGFRYVHHYPKTMGKMRLIRFVFSEEQAVVLAIRAGAINFFADGGMLLNENNEPLEVAVPYAEDHLMQLRYAQSADVVTITHPNYPPRKIIRKSATEWITELVTVGYGVGTPQNVAATAHIEDKYKPGGSMHDSYIERDYSYQVTAVDEQNESAASLKVVVQNDLTLAGNYNTITWDAVTGANRYNIFKLRSGLASFIGETTETSFTDDNIETNGSITPPLIRNPFEFYPTAVAYHGQRKVYGGGYKSPQWIRMSRTATDDNFGYHIPTQDTDSIQIRFAARDGNGVKHLVTMSDLLILTSGALWKMSADGAVTAASVNMNKQYSTGANDVTPVEVDGATIFSSDQTGHVHEISLASGYNASFYQTIDLSIMCPQLFDGQKIIDCALLRNPLNIIYFVRGDGVLLSLTYEPKQQVWAWAEHHTNGKFLSIAEIPEDDQSVLYAFIERDGFYTIERMLTRQPLDMQDKCYLDSSIQYKGDPTATLSGLDWLEGQTVSVFADGGVKPNVKVENGTIKLPRELSNIWVGLNYEAELQTLPIFQEQNDPVKPKVVNKVQLRVRESQNILVGANQDIEDRTPIDEFKPRSNERYGSPLKLYSGLIEVPVDSTYESDIQITVKHDKPLPMKLLAIEVKMT; the protein is encoded by the coding sequence ATGCAATATTCGTTTAATGGTGGCGTAATTTCGCCGGATATGTTTGGCCGCATTGATCAGGCGAAATATCAGACTGGTGTAGCTAAATGCAAAAACCTTTATGTCGAACTGTTTGGCGGGGTTGTCTATCGTGCAGGCTTCCGCTACGTACACCATTACCCGAAAACAATGGGCAAAATGCGTTTAATCCGTTTTGTTTTTAGTGAAGAGCAAGCCGTTGTTTTGGCTATTCGTGCAGGCGCTATAAATTTCTTTGCTGACGGCGGTATGCTGCTGAATGAAAACAATGAACCTTTAGAAGTTGCGGTACCGTATGCCGAAGATCATTTAATGCAACTCCGCTATGCTCAATCTGCGGACGTTGTGACAATAACCCATCCTAACTATCCACCTAGAAAAATTATTCGTAAAAGCGCAACGGAATGGATAACAGAACTGGTTACAGTGGGATATGGCGTTGGCACACCACAAAATGTTGCCGCAACTGCCCATATTGAAGATAAGTATAAACCCGGTGGAAGTATGCACGACTCATACATTGAGCGTGATTATTCTTACCAAGTCACCGCAGTAGATGAACAAAATGAATCTGCTGCATCTTTAAAGGTTGTTGTACAAAACGACTTAACACTCGCAGGGAATTACAACACGATTACATGGGATGCGGTAACAGGTGCGAACCGTTATAACATTTTTAAACTACGATCTGGTTTGGCAAGCTTTATTGGTGAAACAACTGAAACAAGCTTCACAGACGATAATATTGAGACAAACGGTTCAATCACACCGCCATTAATTCGTAATCCTTTTGAATTTTACCCGACCGCAGTTGCATACCATGGTCAGCGAAAAGTATATGGCGGTGGTTATAAATCCCCCCAATGGATTCGCATGTCGCGTACGGCAACGGATGACAATTTCGGGTACCACATTCCTACTCAAGATACAGATTCAATTCAAATACGGTTTGCTGCCCGCGACGGTAACGGTGTTAAACACCTAGTTACAATGAGTGATTTACTTATTTTGACAAGTGGGGCACTTTGGAAAATGTCAGCGGATGGAGCCGTAACAGCTGCTAGTGTGAACATGAACAAGCAGTACAGTACAGGTGCAAATGATGTGACACCCGTTGAAGTTGATGGCGCAACAATTTTTTCCTCTGATCAAACAGGGCACGTACACGAAATATCATTGGCAAGCGGATACAACGCATCTTTTTATCAAACAATCGACTTATCAATAATGTGCCCACAACTTTTTGATGGGCAAAAAATTATTGATTGTGCATTATTGCGTAACCCTTTGAATATTATATATTTTGTACGTGGCGATGGTGTTTTGCTTTCATTAACATATGAGCCAAAACAACAGGTTTGGGCTTGGGCAGAGCATCACACCAACGGTAAATTTTTGTCTATTGCAGAAATACCGGAAGATGATCAATCTGTTTTATATGCGTTTATTGAGCGTGACGGTTTTTATACCATTGAACGTATGCTTACAAGGCAGCCGTTAGATATGCAGGATAAGTGCTATTTAGATAGCAGCATTCAGTATAAGGGCGACCCCACAGCAACTTTATCCGGCTTAGATTGGCTTGAAGGTCAAACAGTATCTGTATTTGCAGATGGGGGCGTTAAACCCAATGTAAAAGTAGAAAACGGCACAATAAAACTGCCACGTGAATTATCTAATATTTGGGTTGGTCTGAATTACGAAGCTGAACTACAAACATTGCCAATTTTTCAAGAACAAAATGACCCCGTTAAACCTAAAGTCGTCAATAAAGTTCAACTAAGAGTAAGAGAGTCTCAAAACATTTTGGTCGGTGCGAACCAAGATATTGAGGACCGTACACCAATCGATGAGTTTAAACCGCGCAGTAATGAGCGCTATGGTAGCCCTCTTAAATTGTATTCAGGCTTAATAGAGGTACCAGTTGACAGTACTTACGAAAGTGACATTCAAATTACTGTAAAACATGATAAACCTTTACCTATGAAGCTATTGGCAATTGAGGTAAAAATGACATGA
- a CDS encoding phage protein Gp13 family protein: MRRNNIEIRKPTERDIRILVENLRDADKDEMKAYFNDNFHWMIKMSIKHSSDAWTVVVNGKLLFICGVGMSSLIGNVGCPWLLGTNFIKQYPFEFYKQCQSILKEMRSEYAVLVNHVYEKNENAIRFLKRLGFDLKKAEPYGANNKMFHPFVMGAL, translated from the coding sequence ATGAGACGAAATAATATTGAAATTCGTAAGCCGACTGAGCGCGATATTCGTATTCTTGTTGAAAACCTGCGTGATGCCGATAAAGACGAAATGAAAGCGTACTTCAATGACAATTTTCATTGGATGATCAAAATGTCTATCAAGCATTCAAGCGATGCTTGGACTGTAGTAGTTAACGGTAAATTGCTTTTTATTTGTGGTGTTGGAATGTCAAGTTTAATAGGCAACGTTGGTTGCCCATGGTTACTTGGCACAAATTTCATAAAACAATATCCGTTTGAATTTTACAAACAATGCCAAAGTATTTTAAAGGAAATGCGGTCGGAGTATGCCGTTCTTGTAAATCATGTGTATGAAAAAAACGAGAATGCTATACGTTTCTTAAAAAGACTAGGCTTTGATTTAAAAAAAGCAGAACCATACGGCGCGAACAATAAAATGTTCCATCCGTTCGTGATGGGGGCGTTATGA
- a CDS encoding glycoside hydrolase family 108 protein, with protein MSVDKYIDDLIKREGGYVNNPNDRGGATNYGITEAVARVNGWKGPMRDLPLDLAKQIYKQQYWINPRFDQVNTLSPLIAEELLDTGVNCGVSFAKPLLQRALNLLNNQGKGGWPDLAVDGIYGSATLGALKIFLAKRGKDGEKVMLKVLNIMQGQRYIEICERNPTQEQFFYGWISNRIA; from the coding sequence ATGTCAGTAGATAAATATATTGATGACCTTATCAAGCGCGAAGGTGGATATGTAAACAACCCTAACGACCGTGGCGGCGCAACTAACTACGGAATTACTGAAGCAGTTGCGCGTGTCAATGGTTGGAAGGGCCCAATGCGCGATTTGCCTTTAGATTTAGCAAAGCAAATTTATAAACAGCAATATTGGATTAACCCGCGTTTTGATCAGGTGAATACTTTATCTCCTCTAATCGCTGAAGAGTTGCTTGATACTGGTGTTAATTGTGGTGTCTCTTTTGCAAAGCCTTTATTACAACGTGCGTTGAATTTATTAAATAACCAAGGTAAAGGCGGTTGGCCCGATTTAGCCGTTGATGGTATTTATGGTTCAGCTACGTTAGGGGCCTTAAAAATCTTTCTTGCTAAACGTGGTAAAGATGGTGAGAAGGTAATGCTTAAAGTTCTGAACATCATGCAAGGCCAACGTTACATTGAAATTTGTGAACGCAATCCCACGCAAGAGCAATTCTTTTATGGCTGGATCAGTAACCGAATCGCATAA
- a CDS encoding transglycosylase SLT domain-containing protein, translated as MRIPQFNRQVSDNSVPNVQVSGGMSAGEAASLVGNKTDSLVGALNSGLNAYQAYQDEADRVRVIDAQNKLAELKLHLQNNDVDGYGNKKGVDVVSFDDGNGGGFVDYYTKAYQDGVGQIANTLGNSRQRALFKEMSERDAVQFKGSLQNYFVRENDVYQQSVYSSSADRFIREINENPGDFTKIDESRANLKASLGKLMNLEGKAATEAENIYLKNVSVAHITNISAFVENGDLKAALAYKNKYKDEISLADSFKVDQRIHQKLEDQQVESLVNMATTGTQEGSNPALNVPPQASAKIAQELKSLTPEQMKNIKYNDQRLDVYTVHAAKEKGMEWAAPLILGLRLAGEKSNNSAVSEKGAKSVMQFILDTWKQYSKGGQRDINNPADTIDAAFDFISDISKKYKTKDPMVIAAYYHGGDEDARRVLAGGQPKGPRGRAYLERMDKWLTKDFGQYANKPAKTREQAQSEIWNSNAPVELKQKALIFTDRYYNGLDKAKEEKQNQVYDYYFKGINSGQFTYEQIPVVDINALEPNQIKSLEAVSNAKFKKDIKTDPTIYSMIMLNKDELFKGKPQSVLHQYADKLSASDYRAVTKMYIDVNAPPKDVRKEDAIEVSPKTVSDYLNPYLPMLGITNKTNKNQIDHYAAVQADVTQTLREAEARKGSKLTKDEFSRAVLKTIGLNTKITTSRSLFGVSIGSSESNLNRIYSVKSKDDIAPNTQKKIDDLFKKQGRDLSKVTLAEYLNAYYSMARRGF; from the coding sequence ATGCGTATCCCACAATTTAATCGACAAGTTTCGGACAATAGTGTTCCAAATGTACAAGTCAGTGGCGGCATGTCAGCAGGCGAAGCCGCTAGCTTAGTTGGTAATAAAACTGATAGCTTAGTTGGTGCACTTAATTCAGGTTTGAATGCGTACCAAGCATACCAAGATGAAGCGGACCGCGTACGGGTTATTGATGCGCAAAATAAACTCGCTGAATTAAAACTCCATTTACAAAACAATGATGTCGACGGGTACGGCAACAAAAAAGGTGTAGATGTTGTTAGTTTTGATGATGGCAACGGTGGCGGGTTTGTAGACTACTATACAAAAGCATATCAAGATGGAGTTGGGCAAATTGCAAATACTTTAGGCAATAGCCGTCAACGTGCCTTGTTTAAAGAAATGTCTGAACGTGACGCGGTGCAGTTCAAAGGCTCGTTACAAAATTACTTTGTACGTGAAAATGATGTTTATCAGCAAAGCGTTTATTCATCTTCTGCAGATCGTTTTATTCGAGAAATAAACGAGAATCCTGGTGACTTCACTAAGATTGATGAAAGCCGTGCTAATCTTAAAGCTTCATTAGGTAAATTAATGAATCTTGAAGGAAAGGCAGCGACTGAAGCAGAAAACATTTATCTTAAAAATGTCTCAGTGGCCCACATTACAAACATTAGCGCCTTTGTCGAAAATGGTGATTTAAAAGCAGCACTTGCCTATAAAAATAAATATAAAGACGAGATTTCATTAGCAGATAGCTTTAAGGTAGATCAGCGTATTCATCAAAAACTTGAAGATCAGCAAGTCGAATCTTTAGTTAATATGGCCACAACCGGAACTCAAGAGGGCAGCAACCCTGCTTTAAACGTTCCCCCGCAAGCATCAGCAAAAATTGCTCAGGAGCTTAAAAGTCTTACACCTGAACAGATGAAAAACATCAAATACAATGATCAACGTTTGGATGTTTACACTGTGCATGCTGCAAAAGAAAAAGGCATGGAATGGGCAGCGCCTTTAATTTTAGGACTAAGATTGGCTGGTGAAAAATCTAATAATAGTGCCGTTTCTGAAAAGGGTGCTAAATCTGTTATGCAGTTTATACTTGATACATGGAAACAGTACAGTAAAGGCGGTCAAAGGGATATTAACAACCCCGCTGATACTATTGACGCTGCTTTTGATTTTATTTCAGACATTAGTAAAAAATATAAAACAAAAGACCCAATGGTTATTGCCGCTTACTATCATGGCGGGGATGAGGATGCAAGAAGGGTATTAGCAGGGGGGCAACCTAAAGGGCCTAGAGGTCGCGCGTATTTAGAACGTATGGATAAGTGGTTAACTAAAGATTTTGGGCAGTACGCAAACAAGCCTGCAAAAACTCGAGAACAAGCACAATCAGAGATTTGGAATAGCAATGCGCCTGTAGAGTTGAAACAAAAAGCCTTAATTTTTACCGATCGGTACTACAATGGGTTGGATAAAGCTAAAGAAGAAAAACAAAACCAAGTATACGATTATTACTTTAAAGGTATTAATTCGGGCCAATTTACTTATGAGCAGATTCCTGTGGTTGATATTAATGCTTTAGAGCCCAATCAGATCAAAAGTTTAGAAGCGGTCAGTAATGCCAAATTTAAAAAGGATATTAAAACTGACCCTACGATTTACAGCATGATAATGCTAAATAAAGATGAGCTTTTCAAAGGAAAACCACAATCAGTTTTGCATCAGTACGCTGATAAATTATCCGCATCAGACTATCGTGCTGTCACAAAAATGTATATTGATGTTAATGCTCCACCAAAAGATGTAAGAAAAGAAGATGCTATTGAAGTTAGCCCTAAGACGGTTTCGGATTATTTAAATCCATATTTACCTATGCTTGGTATTACAAATAAGACAAATAAGAATCAGATCGATCATTATGCCGCTGTTCAGGCAGACGTAACACAAACATTGCGTGAAGCTGAAGCTCGAAAAGGAAGCAAGCTGACCAAGGATGAATTTAGTCGAGCTGTTCTTAAAACGATCGGGCTAAATACCAAAATCACAACATCACGTTCTTTGTTTGGTGTGTCAATTGGCAGTTCTGAAAGCAATTTAAATCGCATATACTCAGTTAAAAGTAAAGACGATATTGCTCCTAATACTCAAAAGAAAATTGATGACTTGTTTAAAAAACAAGGTCGTGATTTATCAAAAGTAACATTGGCAGAATATCTTAATGCTTATTATTCAATGGCTAGAAGGGGGTTTTAA
- a CDS encoding sialate O-acetylesterase, which translates to MTVPISDRLSQLYVGNGTNTRFDFTFRVFNQEDATGVAIRKKGATEFETVDPSTYTVTLNQDGFGGYVTFNTPPSSSVYFYIAGATPLDQLLDITNYDNFYPDAIERALDKLTALLQEWGTQLDQEKQARILADINYDSLAMEREENLENRLTSYINALIGITNPKVFDGITDRMVITKDGRTQREFNESVPFWTDDYVAFKQETYIREEKIIEHNIATVAEEQQRAIIREDDIYNDLRAKIGGLEGGSAKAYKTFSEAQSDTANIPANSTVYVTNDGDNTGLYNFDGVAFVKSDYDPVKQSNEFTKASISSLSQNLSEIKKSNEDSSVIPVLVDSQNKILIGYNESKDRIEAGGLQEQVIENFPNLMKSEDTTKVAVLTDSMHKILIGYDTEKDQAIIAGLELPNKKPEVAEVNHFVFDGQSLGIGATATTILSTYQPYFNVTFGTGPRMDSAPVSVIPLVEQFNSPASDGGTDRGETPCSGAANYASRAMMLENGINPKDHVIFCSAAGHGGYRIDQLEKGTTWYEFLLHHVSEAKRLNSGKTYKVQAIAWVQGENDAITGTQTSYELYRQKLEKLQRDANDDIKEITGQVDDIKFISYQLSYAARTWSAQALVQLHLAQESDSFALSTPMYHMPYAPDNIHLTNVGYKWMGAYFGRAYKQLIVDNRKPDFINPKGAQLIGDEIHIHFDVPKAPLVLDTTTLAPTTDSGFKVLVNDASATISSITAENDKVIIKISSTPAASASVKVRYALDYLGAGISITGGASGNLRDSTTDSIKIAGVERPLYHVCPHFELTAFTDKGI; encoded by the coding sequence ATGACAGTTCCTATTTCCGACCGTTTAAGCCAACTGTATGTTGGTAACGGCACAAACACCCGATTTGATTTTACCTTTCGAGTATTCAATCAAGAAGATGCGACGGGGGTTGCTATCCGTAAAAAAGGTGCAACTGAGTTTGAAACAGTTGACCCTTCTACATATACAGTTACCCTTAATCAAGACGGCTTTGGGGGGTACGTAACATTTAACACACCGCCTTCATCATCTGTATATTTTTATATAGCGGGGGCAACCCCTCTTGATCAACTTCTTGATATTACAAATTACGACAATTTTTATCCCGATGCTATTGAACGTGCGCTAGATAAACTTACTGCATTGCTTCAAGAGTGGGGCACACAATTAGACCAAGAAAAACAAGCTCGTATATTAGCTGATATCAACTACGACTCTCTGGCAATGGAACGTGAAGAGAATTTAGAAAACCGTTTGACAAGTTATATCAACGCTTTAATAGGGATCACTAATCCAAAGGTATTTGACGGTATTACAGACCGTATGGTTATCACAAAGGATGGTAGAACCCAAAGAGAGTTTAACGAATCTGTTCCTTTTTGGACGGACGATTATGTTGCGTTCAAGCAAGAGACTTACATACGGGAAGAAAAGATCATTGAACATAATATTGCGACTGTTGCTGAGGAACAACAGCGCGCGATTATTAGAGAAGATGATATTTACAATGACCTTAGAGCAAAAATCGGTGGTTTAGAAGGTGGGTCTGCAAAAGCTTACAAGACCTTTTCGGAGGCTCAATCTGATACCGCTAACATTCCCGCTAACTCAACGGTTTATGTGACTAATGACGGTGATAATACCGGGCTATATAACTTTGATGGCGTAGCTTTTGTAAAAAGTGATTATGACCCTGTTAAGCAATCCAATGAATTTACTAAAGCTTCTATTTCGTCTTTATCCCAAAATCTTTCAGAAATAAAAAAATCTAATGAGGACTCATCTGTGATCCCTGTTCTTGTCGATTCGCAGAATAAAATATTAATTGGATACAATGAATCTAAAGATCGAATTGAGGCAGGGGGGTTGCAAGAACAAGTAATTGAAAACTTCCCCAATTTAATGAAGTCAGAAGACACAACGAAGGTTGCTGTTCTAACAGACTCAATGCACAAAATCTTGATCGGTTATGATACGGAGAAAGATCAAGCAATAATCGCAGGCCTTGAATTACCAAACAAAAAACCAGAAGTTGCTGAAGTAAATCATTTCGTATTTGATGGGCAGTCTCTAGGCATAGGTGCGACTGCTACTACAATATTAAGTACATACCAGCCTTATTTTAATGTGACATTTGGTACGGGTCCTCGCATGGACTCAGCCCCAGTCTCAGTCATTCCGTTGGTAGAACAATTTAATAGCCCGGCATCAGATGGTGGCACAGACCGAGGCGAGACCCCATGTTCGGGTGCAGCAAATTACGCAAGCCGTGCAATGATGCTAGAAAATGGGATTAACCCGAAAGACCATGTGATTTTCTGTTCAGCTGCGGGCCATGGCGGATACCGGATCGATCAGCTTGAAAAGGGCACAACATGGTATGAGTTTCTACTCCACCATGTTTCTGAAGCCAAAAGACTAAATTCTGGTAAAACTTACAAAGTTCAAGCAATCGCTTGGGTGCAAGGTGAGAACGATGCTATTACCGGGACACAAACTTCTTATGAGCTTTATCGTCAAAAATTAGAAAAATTACAAAGAGATGCTAATGATGACATCAAGGAGATTACGGGGCAAGTCGATGATATCAAGTTTATTTCATATCAGCTCTCATATGCGGCGCGCACATGGTCAGCCCAAGCTTTAGTTCAACTCCACTTAGCTCAAGAATCTGACTCATTTGCATTGTCTACGCCGATGTATCACATGCCTTACGCCCCAGACAATATCCATTTAACAAATGTGGGATACAAATGGATGGGGGCTTATTTCGGACGAGCATATAAACAGTTAATTGTTGATAACCGTAAGCCTGATTTCATTAATCCAAAAGGGGCACAATTGATTGGCGATGAAATTCATATCCACTTTGACGTGCCGAAGGCCCCTCTCGTACTTGATACAACAACTTTAGCGCCTACCACAGATAGCGGTTTTAAAGTTTTAGTAAATGATGCGTCTGCAACGATTTCCAGTATTACTGCTGAAAATGACAAAGTTATTATCAAAATATCTAGCACCCCTGCTGCAAGTGCATCAGTAAAGGTTAGATATGCTCTCGATTATCTTGGCGCAGGAATATCTATAACCGGGGGGGCTTCTGGAAATCTTCGAGATTCAACAACAGATTCAATTAAAATTGCAGGTGTAGAAAGACCGCTATATCACGTATGCCCGCATTTTGAATTAACTGCATTTACAGACAAAGGAATTTAA